aaatgagaaaccaaaacatacaaaatatcTTTTGTAACTCCTCCAAGAAGTACTTTGGAGTTATGTAGACTCCTCTACataggattttcttttttcttcaacgACACGCCCCGATTCCTCACAAAATCTCTGATGTTTTGAATAGAACGACCAGCCAGAGCAGGATCTTCTGCAGTTTTGCATTGCTGGCATTCGATAATAGTGgccagttttccttttttgataTGTTCGCCAAAATACTTCATTATCGCAGCAACCTCCGTGGGAGACCAAGGATGCTTTTTGACCCTCCTTGCATTTTCCAGAGAAgctagaagcagaaaaaaataaatgtaaacaaactactttttaaacaatttttaaattaaaggggACGTATTATGCTCAATTGTGTGAGTTGACATGGTTGTAGGATGCAAAAATATAATGGCGATAATCGGCTTCCTTCAAATAAGCCGAAGAATTGAGTTCTGCACACACTAGTTTTACAGCCCTGCTAAGAACAGTTAGTGTTTAGTCTACACAGCCCAAAGACGGCCTTTGCATTGTCCACGAGGACAGGTGCTGAGGCTGTGATTATGCTGGATTGTGCAAAATACACTACCTGGGACCTAAAAGAGCTCCTTTTTTAGTTGTTGAAAACCTACACTTAAGGAGTCGGGAGGCAATTCATAACCAAATATACatacaaaagcaacaaaaaaaagtggGTTTTGCATAATATGTCCCCTTTAAGGTGAATTTGTTGTAACAGTGTTTCTTTGGTATAAATCCTGTAATGCTGACTGTTTAAATACTTATTACAATGGatgaatacatttatttaaatgtaaaattctGAAAGGTAGCCCACATTAAGTCAGAATTCCAATAAATAGCTATGGCAAATCACTATGGATGGAGAGCATTTTATTCCACACACCGTTAtacaacaaaaaacatgtaTAGCATGATATTGTAATAATTTGAAATGTATAACATATACTCAAACATTTCATATATAACTGTCTGactcaaatgtttatttaaaaacaagggTGGACCCTGCCTGACCATGAGGTGGGCCTTCAGGTTTTTTCAGTGAACATAATTTTCTTCAAGACGTTCAGGTTACAGCCCACAATTAGCCAAACCAGCCCAAATTTTCCAATATTATCCAGATTCTGCCTATGGGAATAAGATGATGTTCAGAGTATGGAGATAATGTAGAAGCCCAATGGTTGAGGAATCCTCAAAATTAAAAACCCAAATCATAATATGTTCTCATTGCTTTGTTTATTAATTGTTTTGGTGCATTGCTGTTTTGAAAATGATAAGTATTTAAATGTATTACAGATTAAAACAGGCATAGGGAAagtaatttaaacatttatccCATTACTTAATACAAGGTATTGTTCCACATTGAATGTGATTTATGTTTTACCTTACCAAGTAGGTTAATATAATTGTCTAACCAAGTTGTAGAATTATGGTACGGTCCCTGGCAGAAAGATGAGCATAGTCACCATACTGGCTTGGGTGGTGTGGATAACTGGGTTCAAAAATGCATGAAGTTTACATTTGTGCTTAAGTGACTTTTGTATGCATGTCACCATTTACCAGattgttcatttgttttcttcttacTGCTTGGCTTCATCTCCTTGTTTAGTATTCTGTTGGGTTCAATGACCTTACCCGCTCCATTTTTACtttgtgctgaaaaacaaaacaaaacagtaagcaTATATTTGTTGTATTAAATCTCTTATAATGTAATGTCAAATGCTCCTGAATGTGGTCAAGCAACTAATGGACCTTGAAATCTTGAATATGGTTTCTAAGATAAATCCAGAGTCGCAACTATGACTTTTAGTTTAAGGTGACACATGTGAATGTGGAATATGGCTAGAGCTATTACAGCTGATATTAAAAGATACAAGGCTGAATTTTTCTCCAAACAAGACTCCggtgtagtgatgggatttccggctctttttagagatccggctctctcggctcggctcactaaaaagagccggctctttcggctcccgaaccggctcttcaggttattttgttgctttcattcatttattattaacaacaatataaaattatgcacaaaatgaaTTACTAATGTTTCAAAACGTGTTTTCTATGTATATATGTTCATTATATAaatctgcttttatttattcactccacataaaatttaaaaaataaattataaaatacaaaaacctaCCATTTACAATTTAacttttaaaatttaaactttaaatttaaaaataccAAGTGCCCAGTGCACAGCTCAGTGGGTAGACACACTGGCAGCTTCACTTATATCACACTTAATtcactgtgttttatcttcccaTCGCACTGATGAGTGGACAGTTTTCAGGTGCCCGTGCACCGGCTCTATATGATATCCTTTTCTTGCAGACTCTACACTCTGCCTATGTATTGTCAGTAAAATTTAAATGGTTCTAgattttgcttcttttcttggtgtcactcattttctttactccacctttctaatgtgacgacattgtctcttgttgttgctcccggctctctttctctctctctccctgctgctcttttcGTGTGCTACTGCTgttgcgagtgtaactaccgcccctagCTCCTCCCTCTGCTCAGAGGCGGGAGGGGTGCAAACGCAAGGCTCTGTTTGCGCCCCTCCCGTCTCTACTCAGCGCAAACACAAGGCTGACGTGCAGCgaaaaaagtgagagagagggcaagagaaagtaaaaaaaaaaaaatccacggctcccaataaggagccggctcgcatcgttcacttcaaagaaccagctctaagagccatttcgttcgcgaacgacccatcactactcCGGTGACTGGTCAACTTTCCACTCACCACTGATTTACTGTAGAAAGAGGATGAGAGCGTAGAGGGAATACTTCAGAAGCGCAAACCAGGTAAATAAAGAGTAGTAGATCAGCCCTCCACACACCAACTATTTTCATCTCTCTTGATTAATCTCATCTCCTTCTGTCTCCTGCAGGGCAGCTTCCTTTCTAACATCCTTCAACAAACCTTCCTCACTGTCCCTTGTTTGCACATGCCCAACACAACCTCAACCTGGCCAATGTAGAACAATGTAGACATTTTTTCCAACATGTGCAGTCCCAATGATATTGTTCTTCCTAATCCTATCCATTCTCTCCACCCTCAAAAAGAATCCCAGCATCTTTGCTTTCCCCAAACTCACCTCCAAGAACTGCAATCTATTAAGAACTCTGCTGCCCCCTTACTCTACTGCACTCACTCTAGAGACTATATCACCACATCCTAAAAAGAACATTACTGGCTGCACACTGACTATAGTATTGAGTGCAAACTCCTAATCAACTTTTAAGCCTTCAACAACCTCGCCCCCGCCACCCTGAGGGATTGTCTTTACTGTCACTCTCCCACAACACTGCTAACACTAACCTCCTTACCCCCATCATCAAAATCATAAATCTGAGGGTACAATCCTTTGCCACTGCTAATTGCACCCTCTGGAACTTCCTCTGCTCATTAGATTCTCTCTAGAACTTTAAATCACAGCTCAAAATCACCTGTTCAAACTAGCATTTCCTACCTGACCATCCTCCAAAACTGACCTTTCTATTCTGTTGAGCTGGTCTTTAGAAAGATCCTTGACTTTCTTTAAATTACCATTTGGACAAAGGTAACAATCACTGGAAAAATGATAGTAAtgaattatctttttttttttttacataaagatAGCAAAGATAGCAAAAGTGTCTAGGAAGTAGTTACAAAGGTaaaagcttcaataaatgatGACAAACACATACCTGGAGGTTCCTTGACAACTTTCTTCATCATTCTAGTATCTATAGAATCTGTAATAAAGTCTATTAGTCATGTGATTTCATAAATTGAACAAAGTTGAGACTAATCACATTGTACTTACCAATCTGTGGATATACAAGATTTCCTTCATTGACCTCACGCTCCGCTCCGACCTCCTCACGCTCCGCTCCGACCTCCTCACGCTCCGCTCCGACCTCCTCACGCTCCGCTCCGACCTCCTCACGCTCCGCTCCGACCTCCTCACGCTCCGCTCCGACCTCCTCACGCTCCGCTCCGACCTCCTCACGCTCCGCTCCGACCTCACTTTCTTCACTTGAATCTGTCAACTGTAGGttatctaacaaaataaaagattgTCTTAATGAATTATAAGGTTATAGTGCAGGAAACGTGTATAATTCTTAACCTTAACACCACTTTACCTTCGATTTCAATCTCTTCAAGTGTTTTGCCTTGAAGGCTTTTGAGAGACCCTTTCTCCATGGCAATCAGTAGTTTGGATATTTTGGCAAGCTGGGTAGTAGCCTCTGGAAGTCTATAATATTCGCGATGAACACGAATATCATGACCTAGGAAGTTGGCAACTTGGTCTAACTCGTGATTCTTGAGGTTTAAGATCTGAGACAAAGTTGCGACATGTTTGCGCAACTGCGTTGAACGTAGGTGTTCAGGGTTTTCAGCCCCACATTCAGTCGCATAAATCCTCAAACAGTCCTGTCCTCTGTAGGGAGTCAGACAATGAGGTCTGGCAAACAGGAATATGTTTTCTGCCAGAACACCACAGTCTTGTCTTTTCTCTGTCAGCCGTGTTATGGCATTCACCATGTCTGGTGAAAGTAGCACTGCAACCTTGCGTCCTCGTTTACCCCTCAATTCTACACGACTGAAGTGTTGACAAAGGTAAAGTTCAAATTTTGTCAGTCCAATTGCAACATCCTTGTGCAGGGTACTAGTGTCTCTCTCCTGGAAGCCATTCAGTGTCATCTTTGAAATTTCTCCCCCTCTTCTCCTGTTAAATAGTATTACATTTGCCATGGTAGCTTTACAAAGTTCACTGTATGATTTTGGTGAACTATGCTCTTCCAAGTCCTTCAGTGCTTGTTCTGTAGTCTTCTCCAGATGTCTATGAAGACGCTGAACATCTTCTGTGAAAGGAAGTGTGGAAGGCTTGTTGAAGTGCCGCTCGTTTAGTGTGGTTAATGCAGTATGGGAGATGAGTTCTGACCACTTTGTAGCATAAAGGGTTTTGAAACTCTGGGTTGACTTTATCAGTGCACTGTCTTCTGCCATCAGTGCTCTGCAATGTATAATATCACAGACTTTCTGCAGTGAGTGTCCCAACTTTAAAGCAAGGCTTGGAGTCGAGTAGCAGTTCTTTTCTTCATCATACCCACACACCTTCTTAACAGCTTTGATAACCACATTGAAATTTGCAGGTCTTACAGCATCCTCAAAAGTGTGTATTGAGCATTCTTTCCGAAGTGTGAGCAGAAGTCTTCCACATTCTCGGAGTGTCTGGCGAATGTAGTCAAATTTGGTGGGATCTTTCCCATGTTTGTTAAAGAATGATTGAGCAAGCTGAAGAATAGAGAAGTCACTTCGCACAGTAGAAGTTATTTCATCATCTTTCATGACAGCTAATATCTTCCAAACACCGGGGGAAACTTGCTGACACAGAGCTGACTCACTCATACAGGCCAGGGACAAGACCTTTTTTCGTCCCCCCTCTGAATTGGCCTCCACTGGTTTTGAAGAACATTTACGAACATGTCTCCAAAGATCTCTTTTAAGATATAATGCCTCGCAATAAATGCAGTGAATATAGTCTTTTCCTTTGTAGGGTTTTTTTGATGTGCGTCTGGTTTTTAATGATCCAATCCCACTTGCGATGACCTCCGAGTTATGTCTGTGGTTTCCTTTGTTTCGCAGCTTAGAAAGCATTTTCAAACGGTCTTTGGACTTCTTGGGAAGACTTAAAACTCGAGCAACATCTGCATGTGATTTCTCATGAGTTTTTAAATGACGTGTAAACTTTGTCTGTAGTTTTCCACAAATGTAGcagtatgttttgtttcttagtgagGAGGATGTTTTTAAGGAATCTTCAGCCGTAGTATTAGAGTCATCAACAATGCCTTCAGCATCAGACTTTTCTGCTGTGGCAATAACCCCTGATACGTCGAGCTGTCTTGTGCCAATTCCATCTTCAGATATTGATTCGGCATCTTCTGAAATTCTTTGTCCTACTCTCTCTAAAAAACTTTCTAGGCGAGGTCTTTTCGTTTTGCAAGCAGATTGACTGCTGGAGATCTCAGAGTTCTGTACTTGTTTGCAACTTATATTTAAAGGCTCTGATTTGTTGTCCCATGAGCTGTCTGAGTCAGCTATAGAATCTGGCACATATTCCTCTTCTGATGAAGCCCCCTCACTTGAACTATCTTCACTAAAGACCTAATAAcaatcaaaaacacaaagtaagACTTTGTTTACCTTACATATTTTACTGAGAAGAATTCTGCAAAAACACTTACCTCTGGAAGAGGTTCAGTGAGGTTCACCTTGTGGCTAACATAACATCTTTTGTGCCAGGACTGGTAGCAAACTAGACAGAGAAAAATTAAGTTAATAAAAGAAAGGTAGTTAAAGCCGCTTTccccaatttaaaaaaacaggctAGATGGAAGCATAAACACAGTCAAGAAGGCTCCCCCCTCCCATTGGATATTATCCATAGGCCACACCCCCTGGTGTGCTTTGCTGCTAAACAGGCCAGTGCATAGTGTGGTGGAGCCATGTTAATGTAGAATTTAAGGAGTCAGGAAAGACTGTTCTATCGTTTTTCTGGACTGAGCCATGTTATTGGCTGATGGTTTTAGACAAATGCAACAGAaccacttcatttttttttctttaatctccAAACAACATTTATAGCTATGCTTTGTTAAAATGTTGTtatgaacatgaaaaaaaaatatgttaggCTAACTTGTTTTTGCAAATTGGGTATAGCAGCTTTAATAATGACATGGtaagtaaatatgtaaaaagtgCAGATGTAAAAGGTTCATTATGAACATATATCATATTTACTTATGGATTAGTTTTTATAGTGTTCCTTATGgatcatatttaagatattCTAATGTACCCAACCTTccataattaaataattaccTTCACATCTCACACCACTCCATTTCAGAGGCGAAAAAGGTCCTCCAcatgcaaaacatttttctaaacTTGACATTTCGTCAGGGACTAGATCATGATCGCAGTCctgtttggtaaaaaaaaaacaaaaaaaaaaaaaagtgtaatcaaaaacaaaattcatACTTTTGTGATGTAAAATATCACAACCAAATAGTTGTTTTGGTTCCTCTTTAAAAAGGAGTTAAGgacggaagaaaaaaaaaaaaaaaaaaaaaaaaaaaaacaggttcaAGTGTTACTAAAACTATTAAATCAATTTTTGTAACTTTTGCAATGCAAAATTTAAAGGGAAAAATACCTGCTGTATATAGATCAATTTTCAAAACAATTTGTTCTTCTAGGTTTTATATTATGGTATATATTACAAAAccacaatgaaaagaaaattcatTGTGGACCCACAACACCCAAAAAAGATTAGACTTACAATTTGTTCTTTCTGAAATGAGAAGATGTGTCCAAAGTTTTGACTGGGAGTGTAAAAAAGTATAATTAAATCATGAAGTCATGAATCCATCAAGACATAACGGATGGCCTTTACACAACAATGTTACATAAATGTGCTTAGCATTAACAGGAAAGAGTTTAGCGATTGTTTCGGTTGTATTTACATGCTCCTTCCTATAGTAAGCTTCATTCTTGCTCCTTGATCAGCTGAAATTCAAATATGCGATCTAACTACATCAGAGTTCATTTCAACCAAGCCGAGAACTACGTCTTTATGCAAACCAGATTTAGGGTTGGGGTTTCATACTTCTTGTTTCAAATCTCAGTCCTCCTAATGCGTGCATCTTACTTGGTCAAGATAACCAAGGACCCACATACCTCAATACTGCCTAATAACTAGCACCTCAGTCTACAACTAAAACAATCTGACACTGAAACTCCAATTTACCTTTGTTGCGTCGTTAGGAGAGGAACTGGCTGCATTCTCATCCACAGCCTGAGATGGCACCATGTTGGATTTCTAAAGAAGAAGCGTGAATAATGAATGGCAGTCTTTGGGTCTAGCCAAGATGAATACAGTCCTCCTAATGTCTGGACCTGTCCAGTTGAGTAATACACAGGACCCGTGTGTGTATGCACAATTGCCAGAGTAACTCTCATTGATCTGAATTAATTTCTAAACTCAGTCCTCCTAATGTCTGGACCTGTCCAGTTGAGTAATACACAGGACCCGTGTGTGTGGGCGCACTTGTAGGTAGAACTCAGTTGtttatacttcctgtttcaaatCTCAGTCCTCCTAATGCGTGCATCTTACTTGGTCAAGATAACCAAGGACCCACATACCTCAATACTGCCTAATAACTAGCACCTCAGTCTACAACTAAAACAATCTGACACTGAAACTCCAATTTACCTTTGTTGCGTCGTTAGGAGAGGAACTGGCTGCATTCTCATCCACAGCCTGAGATGCCACCATGTTGGATTTCTAAGGAAGAAGCATGAATAATGAATGGCAGTCTTTGGGTCTAGCCAAGATGAATACAGTCCTCCTAATGTCTGGACCTGTCCAGTTGAGTAATACACAGGACCCGTGTGTGTGGGCGCACTTGTAGGTAGAACTCAGTTGtttatacttcctgtttcaaatCT
The Maylandia zebra isolate NMK-2024a linkage group LG7, Mzebra_GT3a, whole genome shotgun sequence DNA segment above includes these coding regions:
- the LOC143419306 gene encoding uncharacterized protein LOC143419306, which translates into the protein MVPSQAVDENAASSSPNDTTKKSNMVPSQAVDENAASSSPNDATKKSNMVPSQAVDENAASSSPNDTTKKSNMVASQAVDENAASSSPNDATKKSNMVPSQAVDENAASSSPNDATKDCDHDLVPDEMSSLEKCFACGGPFSPLKWSGVRCEVCYQSWHKRCYVSHKVNLTEPLPEVFSEDSSSEGASSEEEYVPDSIADSDSSWDNKSEPLNISCKQVQNSEISSSQSACKTKRPRLESFLERVGQRISEDAESISEDGIGTRQLDVSGVIATAEKSDAEGIVDDSNTTAEDSLKTSSSLRNKTYCYICGKLQTKFTRHLKTHEKSHADVARVLSLPKKSKDRLKMLSKLRNKGNHRHNSEVIASGIGSLKTRRTSKKPYKGKDYIHCIYCEALYLKRDLWRHVRKCSSKPVEANSEGGRKKVLSLACMSESALCQQVSPGVWKILAVMKDDEITSTVRSDFSILQLAQSFFNKHGKDPTKFDYIRQTLRECGRLLLTLRKECSIHTFEDAVRPANFNVVIKAVKKVCGYDEEKNCYSTPSLALKLGHSLQKVCDIIHCRALMAEDSALIKSTQSFKTLYATKWSELISHTALTTLNERHFNKPSTLPFTEDVQRLHRHLEKTTEQALKDLEEHSSPKSYSELCKATMANVILFNRRRGGEISKMTLNGFQERDTSTLHKDVAIGLTKFELYLCQHFSRVELRGKRGRKVAVLLSPDMVNAITRLTEKRQDCGVLAENIFLFARPHCLTPYRGQDCLRIYATECGAENPEHLRSTQLRKHVATLSQILNLKNHELDQVANFLGHDIRVHREYYRLPEATTQLAKISKLLIAMEKGSLKSLQGKTLEEIEIEDNLQLTDSSEESEVGAEREEVGAEREEVGAEREEVGAEREEVGAEREEVGAEREEVGAEREEVGAEREVNEGNLVYPQIDSIDTRMMKKVVKEPPAQSKNGAGKVIEPNRILNKEMKPSSKKKTNEQSASLENARRVKKHPWSPTEVAAIMKYFGEHIKKGKLATIIECQQCKTAEDPALAGRSIQNIRDFVRNRGVSLKKKENPM